The following proteins come from a genomic window of Micromonospora echinofusca:
- a CDS encoding FtsK/SpoIIIE domain-containing protein has product MTMATAPTAGIPVGPGLSMFDPIFLGIDEFGQPVYVTLAYRNLLAGGEPGGGKSGLLNAIAAHAALSADSRLVLLDGKLVELGQWEDCADAFIGPDITAALDVLRRLQQVMNNRYAWLRAHGRRKVTAADGLSVITVLVDEIAFYSATIGAKQEQEEFVALLRDLVARGRAAGIPVVAATQRPSFDIIPTSLRDLFGYRAAFRCTTPNSSNIVLGHGWAEQGYSATDIAPTNQGAAYLIAEGGVPRRIKVAYLSDIQIAGIADYAAWIRRPSGITIPTGSPSDWGIAA; this is encoded by the coding sequence ATGACCATGGCAACCGCCCCGACCGCCGGCATTCCCGTGGGGCCCGGCCTGTCGATGTTCGACCCGATCTTCCTCGGCATCGACGAGTTCGGCCAGCCCGTCTACGTCACCCTCGCCTACCGCAACCTCCTCGCCGGCGGTGAGCCCGGTGGAGGCAAGTCCGGCCTGCTCAACGCCATCGCCGCCCACGCGGCGCTGTCGGCGGACTCCCGGCTCGTACTGCTGGACGGCAAACTCGTCGAGCTGGGCCAGTGGGAGGACTGCGCCGACGCCTTCATCGGCCCCGACATCACCGCCGCACTCGACGTCCTGCGACGTCTTCAGCAGGTGATGAACAACCGGTACGCCTGGCTGCGCGCCCACGGGCGCCGCAAGGTCACCGCTGCCGACGGCTTGTCCGTCATCACCGTCCTAGTCGACGAGATCGCCTTCTACTCCGCCACCATCGGCGCCAAGCAGGAACAGGAAGAGTTCGTCGCCCTCCTGCGTGACCTGGTCGCACGCGGCCGTGCCGCTGGCATTCCGGTCGTCGCCGCTACCCAGCGGCCGTCGTTCGACATCATCCCCACCAGCCTGCGGGACCTGTTCGGCTACCGCGCCGCCTTCCGCTGCACCACTCCGAACAGCTCGAACATCGTCCTCGGCCACGGCTGGGCAGAGCAGGGCTACTCCGCCACCGACATTGCCCCCACCAACCAGGGTGCGGCCTACCTCATCGCCGAGGGCGGCGTTCCCCGCCGCATCAAGGTCGCCTACCTGTCCGACATCCAGATCGCCGGCATTGCCGACTACGCGGCCTGGATCCGCCGTCCCAGCGGCATCACCATCCCGACCGGCTCTCCTTCTGACTGGGGGATCGCGGCATGA
- a CDS encoding DUF6197 family protein: MKATQKPPAGVQVTPADLLRCAALYLRRHGWTQGTYYATTDALTSPACAVGAIGMACAGKPLLDPALLSSADEDIYHQSIAALVDYLDAFAPLFHVDEDGHLLDEHTSPFSWNDEPARTAEQVVTALEKAADEWDRLHMQGGENR; this comes from the coding sequence ATGAAGGCTACCCAAAAGCCACCCGCCGGAGTCCAGGTCACCCCTGCCGACCTGCTCCGGTGCGCTGCCCTCTATCTGCGCCGGCACGGCTGGACCCAGGGCACCTACTACGCCACCACCGACGCCCTCACCTCGCCGGCCTGTGCCGTCGGGGCTATCGGCATGGCCTGCGCCGGAAAGCCGCTCCTGGACCCGGCCCTCCTCTCGTCCGCCGACGAGGACATCTACCACCAGAGCATCGCCGCACTCGTCGACTACCTCGACGCCTTCGCGCCGCTCTTCCACGTCGATGAAGACGGCCATCTGCTCGACGAGCACACCTCCCCGTTCTCGTGGAACGACGAGCCGGCCCGTACCGCCGAGCAGGTCGTCACCGCCCTTGAGAAGGCCGCTGACGAGTGGGACCGCCTCCACATGCAGGGAGGCGAGAACCGATGA
- a CDS encoding RRQRL motif-containing zinc-binding protein: MTTLTDIPTGLARRFYDPTGTRYRFPTYPYRSAPAGLATRRQLRAAGLRPAGHDPVAQILWRRGKRVAYLYRIDLAAPKRVATPAQREAIAKALRARRICRVCGLVQTYYIPRRYGCCLDCHGGH, from the coding sequence ATGACCACCCTCACCGACATCCCCACCGGCCTGGCCCGCCGCTTCTACGACCCGACCGGCACCCGCTACAGGTTCCCCACCTACCCCTACCGATCCGCACCCGCCGGCCTCGCCACCCGCCGACAACTGCGCGCCGCCGGCCTGCGTCCCGCAGGACACGACCCGGTCGCGCAGATCCTCTGGCGGCGCGGCAAGCGCGTCGCCTACCTCTACCGCATCGACCTCGCTGCACCCAAGCGCGTCGCCACCCCCGCCCAACGGGAGGCCATCGCCAAGGCGCTACGTGCCCGGCGTATCTGCCGGGTGTGCGGGCTGGTGCAGACCTATTACATCCCCCGCCGCTACGGCTGCTGCCTCGACTGCCACGGAGGCCACTGA
- a CDS encoding DUF2637 domain-containing protein — MPADSTFTEQFAAEYARNAVPAMLKAIGSIKRYNRFVLLGALLTSYLHQAHYLWTQNAGYFAYLVPLIFDAAMVSMLTVVRTAGIAKDAKRGAMVVFAAAALLSATINFASPGSLGLRLVFALVVVLVIGVELVAGRIRPDFAAIEAEAAALLTAARELAAKNEPSTEPTKPADTSEDVGQLVNEPPDVDLDPANEPAPASTPDIEPEPVAPAMKPEPVPSHLLPMARFAAVQHEQSTGAPITPAELADRLDVAPAVAGQLLTTLAVSAR; from the coding sequence ATGCCTGCTGACTCAACCTTCACCGAACAGTTCGCCGCCGAGTACGCCCGCAACGCGGTGCCCGCGATGCTCAAGGCAATCGGCTCGATCAAGCGCTACAACCGCTTCGTTCTGCTCGGCGCTCTGCTGACCAGCTACCTGCACCAGGCCCACTACCTGTGGACCCAGAACGCTGGCTACTTCGCCTACCTCGTGCCGCTGATCTTCGACGCCGCGATGGTGTCCATGCTCACCGTCGTCCGCACCGCCGGCATCGCCAAGGATGCCAAGCGCGGGGCCATGGTCGTCTTCGCCGCCGCCGCCCTGCTGTCGGCCACCATCAACTTCGCCTCTCCCGGCAGCCTCGGCCTGCGGCTGGTCTTCGCCTTGGTCGTCGTCCTCGTCATCGGCGTCGAACTCGTCGCCGGACGCATCCGACCCGACTTCGCCGCCATCGAAGCCGAAGCCGCCGCTCTGCTCACCGCCGCTCGCGAACTGGCAGCCAAAAACGAGCCGAGCACCGAACCCACCAAGCCCGCCGACACCTCCGAGGACGTCGGCCAGCTCGTCAACGAGCCGCCCGATGTTGACCTCGATCCGGCCAACGAACCGGCCCCGGCCAGCACGCCGGATATCGAGCCGGAACCCGTCGCCCCGGCCATGAAGCCGGAACCCGTCCCTTCACACCTCCTGCCCATGGCCCGCTTCGCGGCCGTGCAGCACGAACAGTCCACCGGAGCACCTATCACCCCCGCCGAGCTCGCCGACCGGCTCGACGTCGCCCCGGCCGTAGCCGGGCAACTGCTCACCACCCTTGCCGTGAGTGCCCGATGA
- a CDS encoding replication initiator, with protein sequence MASTMDLTPRASARGVGSNADTIPPVYDYTAAGAAFTRATQPDYFGWIEHVRAAAGCTRPIRLAGQLLTVDPATGRVLEQRHTDGMPDAVIYTPCGNRRATVCPACAHTYQRDAYQLLRAGLVGGKGIPDTVTRHPAVFATFTAPSFGPVHVRAVRRHTCADRKRCDCRPDPCHARRATDPAAGRCPHGRPAACWARHEPTDAVLGQPLCLDCYDHGHQVVWNLYSGELWHRTKQAAERHLAKLARRRGIPRVEVVTASGNTRTVPPVRLSHGKAAEFQARGAVHFHALVRLDGVDPDDSAAVVPPPAALTVADLVDALRHAAAQVAFATPAHPDRPDGWPIAWGEQLDIRPISLTGNGEVTDSMAAGYLAKYATKSTEVTGHRSVRLTADTIGEHSDPDGDHTARLIDACWRLGRPTGTPVPLSQRPRYPRPRPGFVDRWQCPDCGTHTRYAACPVCVAHRQADLDTEPTNSTAANPYARLRRWAHMLGFGGHFLTKARRYSVTFQLLRDARRDHRQREDQDHTHPAASGQLVDEHDDTTLIVGTLTFAGVGWHTTGDALLANTAAAMARERQATGREELAHETALVLAGSLPVAA encoded by the coding sequence ATGGCCTCGACGATGGACCTCACCCCCCGCGCCTCGGCCCGGGGGGTGGGCTCGAACGCCGACACCATCCCGCCCGTCTACGACTACACCGCCGCCGGAGCCGCCTTCACCCGCGCCACCCAACCCGACTACTTCGGCTGGATCGAACACGTCCGCGCCGCCGCCGGCTGCACCCGCCCCATCCGCCTCGCCGGGCAGCTCCTCACCGTCGATCCCGCCACCGGCCGGGTCCTCGAACAGCGGCACACCGACGGCATGCCCGACGCCGTCATCTACACCCCCTGCGGCAACCGACGCGCCACCGTCTGCCCCGCCTGCGCCCACACCTACCAACGCGACGCCTACCAACTCCTACGCGCCGGCCTCGTCGGCGGCAAAGGCATACCCGACACCGTCACCCGCCACCCTGCCGTTTTCGCCACCTTTACCGCACCGTCCTTCGGGCCGGTCCATGTCCGGGCCGTCCGTCGGCACACCTGCGCCGACCGCAAGCGCTGCGACTGCCGACCCGACCCCTGCCACGCCCGACGCGCCACCGACCCGGCCGCCGGCCGCTGCCCCCACGGCCGCCCCGCCGCCTGCTGGGCCCGCCACGAACCCACAGACGCCGTCCTCGGCCAACCGCTGTGCCTCGACTGCTACGACCACGGCCACCAGGTCGTCTGGAACCTCTACTCCGGCGAACTGTGGCACCGCACCAAGCAAGCCGCGGAACGGCACCTCGCCAAGCTCGCCCGCCGCCGCGGCATCCCCCGCGTCGAGGTCGTCACCGCCTCCGGCAACACGCGCACCGTCCCACCCGTGCGGCTATCCCATGGCAAAGCCGCCGAGTTCCAGGCACGCGGCGCGGTCCACTTCCACGCCCTCGTGCGCCTCGACGGCGTCGACCCCGACGACTCCGCCGCCGTCGTCCCACCGCCGGCCGCGCTCACCGTCGCCGACCTCGTCGACGCGCTCCGGCACGCCGCCGCACAGGTCGCCTTCGCCACCCCCGCCCACCCCGACCGGCCCGACGGCTGGCCCATCGCCTGGGGCGAACAGCTCGACATCCGCCCCATCAGCCTCACTGGCAACGGTGAGGTCACCGACAGCATGGCCGCCGGCTACCTTGCCAAGTACGCCACCAAGAGCACCGAGGTAACCGGGCACCGCTCCGTCAGGCTCACCGCCGACACCATCGGCGAACACTCCGACCCCGACGGCGACCACACCGCCCGCCTCATCGACGCCTGCTGGCGACTCGGCCGACCCACCGGCACCCCGGTCCCCCTGTCCCAACGGCCCCGCTACCCCCGACCCCGGCCCGGCTTCGTCGACCGCTGGCAGTGCCCTGACTGCGGCACCCACACCCGGTACGCCGCCTGCCCCGTCTGCGTAGCCCACCGTCAAGCCGACCTTGACACCGAACCGACGAACTCCACGGCGGCCAACCCGTACGCCCGACTGCGCCGCTGGGCGCACATGCTCGGCTTCGGTGGCCACTTCCTCACCAAGGCCCGGCGCTACTCCGTCACCTTCCAACTCCTGCGCGACGCCCGCCGCGACCACCGGCAGCGCGAGGACCAGGACCACACGCACCCGGCCGCCAGCGGCCAGCTCGTTGACGAGCACGACGACACGACGCTCATCGTCGGCACCCTCACCTTCGCCGGCGTCGGTTGGCACACCACCGGAGACGCCCTCCTCGCCAACACCGCCGCCGCCATGGCCCGCGAACGACAAGCCACCGGCCGCGAAGAACTTGCCCACGAAACCGCATTGGTCCTCGCCGGCAGTCTGCCGGTAGCCGCGTAA
- a CDS encoding helix-turn-helix domain-containing protein, which translates to MVRRTIEPLWTVEEVSAYLGVPVATLYQWRHRRVGPLASRVGRHLRYDPADVRAWLIERQAA; encoded by the coding sequence ATGGTTAGGCGCACCATCGAACCGCTCTGGACCGTCGAGGAGGTATCGGCCTACCTCGGCGTACCCGTCGCCACGCTGTATCAGTGGCGGCACCGTCGCGTTGGCCCGCTCGCATCCCGCGTCGGTCGGCATCTGCGCTACGACCCGGCTGACGTCCGAGCCTGGCTCATCGAGAGGCAGGCGGCTTGA
- a CDS encoding tyrosine-type recombinase/integrase — protein sequence MPVDDLWYLGKRGPDGKRLPSKRHGRGKRWRARYVDDTGQPKQKLFERRADAEQFDVNTRADVSRGQYVAPAAGKVTVMAYGEQWRKHQLHRDATAARIEMTLRVHVEPILGRMQLAQVRPSHIQAWVKDRATVLAPSSLRVVYHVLVGMFDAATRDRMIGRSPCVGIRLPEIERVERFIPTPDQVHALADAFSVKPDPGKPSRERYQALVYVAAGSGLRQGEAWGLELEHVDFPRREIRIVQQLVTPAGKSPRLAPPKTATSRRTVEMGQVVAEALARHIELFPPVDVEILDETNPRKPVTRQAKLLFTSGRGNPMQRTGWAYPWKKAVEAVDEVPEGFGYHGLRHYFATLLIHGGASVKTVQMALGHATPIITLNTYAGEWPEAIDRTRNLVDAALSGARLAGSR from the coding sequence ATGCCCGTCGATGATCTCTGGTATCTGGGGAAGCGCGGTCCGGACGGCAAACGGCTGCCTTCAAAACGGCACGGTCGCGGGAAGCGCTGGCGGGCCCGATACGTTGACGACACTGGCCAGCCCAAGCAAAAGCTGTTCGAGCGCAGGGCCGACGCGGAACAGTTCGACGTAAACACCCGCGCTGACGTATCCCGGGGCCAGTACGTCGCTCCAGCCGCCGGCAAGGTCACCGTAATGGCCTACGGGGAGCAGTGGCGCAAGCACCAGTTGCACCGTGACGCGACTGCGGCGCGCATCGAGATGACCCTACGCGTACACGTCGAGCCGATCCTTGGTCGGATGCAGCTCGCGCAGGTCCGCCCTTCGCACATCCAAGCGTGGGTGAAGGACCGGGCGACGGTGCTCGCGCCGTCCTCGTTGCGAGTCGTGTACCACGTCCTGGTCGGCATGTTCGACGCGGCGACCCGCGACCGAATGATCGGCCGTAGTCCGTGCGTCGGCATTCGTCTACCCGAGATCGAGCGAGTTGAGCGGTTCATTCCCACGCCGGACCAGGTGCATGCCCTCGCCGATGCGTTCAGCGTGAAGCCGGATCCGGGCAAGCCTAGTCGTGAGCGGTATCAGGCGCTGGTTTATGTGGCAGCGGGTTCCGGCTTGCGTCAGGGCGAAGCGTGGGGCCTTGAGCTGGAGCACGTCGATTTTCCACGCCGAGAGATTCGTATCGTTCAGCAGCTTGTCACCCCGGCGGGTAAGTCGCCACGGCTCGCACCACCGAAGACTGCGACCAGTCGGCGAACTGTGGAGATGGGCCAGGTGGTCGCCGAGGCGCTCGCCCGTCACATCGAGCTCTTCCCGCCGGTCGACGTGGAGATTCTCGATGAGACGAACCCGCGCAAGCCGGTGACTCGACAGGCGAAGTTGCTGTTTACGAGCGGCCGGGGCAACCCGATGCAGCGTACCGGTTGGGCTTACCCGTGGAAGAAAGCCGTGGAAGCCGTCGACGAGGTGCCGGAGGGGTTCGGCTATCACGGGCTGCGCCACTACTTCGCCACGCTGTTGATTCATGGCGGAGCGAGCGTGAAGACGGTTCAGATGGCGCTGGGGCATGCAACGCCGATCATCACCCTGAACACGTACGCGGGGGAGTGGCCGGAGGCAATTGACCGGACGCGGAACCTGGTTGACGCGGCCCTATCCGGCGCTCGGCTGGCGGGATCCCGGTGA
- a CDS encoding sensor histidine kinase, whose product MELLRWPLRVATATLLCGPLLALYWMDPWELACLAVTGVLHVEVGLRLWRERPDNRIGLLLVACGLVWLLDAWGRVALPSLFAAGMMLSIVHDPMHLHAGLVVSSGRLRGRWERLVAAAGYAYWPVIVAGAMVAGTLSTGLLLDLRALSYPLVGVFLAGLFIVRYRRADRAERHVYAPFWAALAVNGLCTAMLSTVTYGSGHWPTALYALGAALIPVGAALSMHRVERRHLRRARDRERRRVERDVHDGVQQRLLAAAMMLRQDDPALVARGASEVEQAIADLRDLVRGMNPAALVCHGLSGAVAAIAERAAVPVLVDDRVSHLTLPEPVAVAAYFVTMEAVTNSQKHARAGRVSVTLAASGGRVEVTVHDDGIGGALAVPGGGLHGLRERVESCGGTLRVSSTRGRGTAVRAVMPLAAS is encoded by the coding sequence ATGGAACTTCTACGGTGGCCGCTGCGCGTCGCGACCGCGACGCTGCTGTGCGGACCGCTGCTGGCGCTGTACTGGATGGATCCCTGGGAGCTGGCCTGTCTCGCCGTCACCGGGGTCCTGCACGTCGAGGTGGGACTGCGGCTGTGGCGGGAACGCCCCGACAACCGTATCGGGCTGCTGCTGGTGGCCTGTGGCCTGGTGTGGCTGCTGGACGCCTGGGGTCGCGTCGCCCTGCCGTCGCTGTTCGCCGCCGGCATGATGCTGAGCATCGTGCACGACCCGATGCACCTGCACGCCGGTCTCGTCGTGTCGTCGGGCCGGCTGCGTGGGCGCTGGGAGCGGCTCGTCGCCGCGGCGGGTTACGCGTACTGGCCGGTGATCGTCGCCGGGGCCATGGTGGCCGGGACGCTGAGCACCGGTCTCCTGCTGGACCTGCGGGCGTTGTCCTATCCGCTGGTCGGCGTGTTCCTCGCCGGGTTGTTCATCGTGCGGTACCGCCGGGCCGACCGCGCCGAACGGCACGTGTACGCCCCGTTCTGGGCCGCGTTGGCCGTCAACGGCCTGTGTACGGCGATGCTGAGCACCGTCACCTACGGCTCCGGGCACTGGCCGACCGCGCTCTACGCCCTCGGTGCGGCGCTGATCCCGGTCGGGGCCGCGCTCAGCATGCACCGCGTCGAGCGCCGCCACCTGCGCCGGGCCCGCGATCGGGAGCGCCGCAGGGTGGAGCGTGACGTGCACGACGGAGTGCAACAGCGGCTGCTCGCCGCCGCCATGATGCTGCGGCAGGACGATCCCGCGCTGGTCGCGCGCGGCGCGTCGGAGGTCGAGCAGGCGATCGCCGATCTGCGCGACCTCGTCCGGGGTATGAACCCGGCGGCCCTGGTGTGCCACGGCCTGTCCGGGGCAGTGGCCGCCATCGCCGAGCGGGCCGCGGTCCCGGTCCTGGTCGACGATCGGGTCAGCCACCTCACGCTGCCCGAACCGGTCGCGGTCGCCGCCTACTTCGTCACCATGGAGGCGGTCACGAACAGTCAGAAGCACGCCCGGGCGGGCCGGGTGTCCGTCACGCTCGCCGCCAGCGGGGGCCGGGTCGAGGTCACCGTCCACGACGACGGGATCGGCGGCGCGCTCGCGGTGCCGGGTGGAGGGCTGCACGGCCTGCGGGAGCGTGTCGAGTCGTGCGGCGGGACCCTGCGGGTGTCGAGCACCCGGGGGCGTGGCACGGCGGTACGCGCCGTCATGCCCCTCGCGGCGTCATGA
- a CDS encoding LuxR C-terminal-related transcriptional regulator, which produces MRAVLADDSVLLRSGLVLLLERHGITVVAEVGDGEQLLAAVAQHEPDIAIVDIRMPPSFTVEGVRAALAVRRRHPGVAVLLLSQHLEHREALALLQKPGGGVGYLLKDRITDVAGFLRDVRDVAAAGTAIDPIVVERLLRRPRASGGVGMLSPREREILARMAAGRANRGISADLHLSERTVETHVRSIFAKLGLADEPDTHRRVLAVLTFLAD; this is translated from the coding sequence GTGCGGGCGGTTCTGGCCGACGACTCCGTACTGCTGCGCAGCGGCCTCGTACTGTTGCTTGAGCGGCACGGCATCACCGTCGTGGCTGAGGTCGGCGACGGCGAGCAGCTGCTGGCCGCTGTCGCCCAGCACGAGCCGGACATCGCGATCGTCGACATCCGCATGCCGCCCAGTTTCACCGTGGAGGGCGTCCGCGCCGCGCTGGCCGTACGCCGTCGTCACCCGGGTGTCGCCGTGCTGTTGCTGTCCCAGCACCTGGAGCACCGGGAGGCTCTGGCCCTGCTCCAGAAGCCCGGCGGCGGGGTCGGCTATCTGCTCAAGGACAGGATCACCGATGTCGCCGGGTTCCTCCGGGACGTGCGCGACGTCGCGGCGGCAGGCACGGCGATCGACCCGATCGTGGTCGAGCGGCTGTTGCGCCGTCCTCGCGCGTCGGGTGGCGTCGGCATGCTGTCGCCGCGTGAGCGGGAGATCCTGGCCCGGATGGCGGCAGGTCGGGCCAACCGGGGCATCTCCGCTGACCTGCACCTCTCCGAGCGCACCGTGGAGACCCACGTACGCAGCATCTTCGCCAAACTCGGGTTGGCCGACGAGCCGGACACCCACCGGCGGGTGCTCGCGGTGCTGACCTTCTTGGCGGACTGA
- a CDS encoding transposase family protein produces MQVISAARPEWIFPFTGLQPAQFRSLVRLVAERGGDGIADGRPGRQWALDLPDRVLLVAAYWRTNLTMRQIGPLFGVSHSAAHRVIDTLAPLLALAPVRKRPVEQIAIVDGTLVPTRDHRLAARSKNYRYSTNLQVAIDASTRLVIAVGDPQPGNRNDTIVYRTSGIAEKLDGRPVMADGGYRGNPEVIIPYRKPTDGSDLPDWKEALNVEHRTVRAGVEHALARMKCFKILRDYRRAAHTLTDAASGIANLHNIILAG; encoded by the coding sequence GTGCAGGTGATCTCGGCAGCCCGCCCGGAGTGGATCTTCCCGTTCACCGGGCTGCAGCCCGCCCAGTTCCGTTCGCTGGTCCGGCTGGTCGCCGAGCGCGGCGGTGACGGCATCGCCGACGGCCGGCCGGGCCGGCAGTGGGCCCTCGACCTGCCGGATCGGGTGTTGCTGGTCGCCGCGTACTGGCGTACGAACCTGACGATGCGGCAGATCGGCCCGCTGTTCGGGGTGTCGCACTCCGCCGCGCACCGGGTCATCGACACCCTCGCGCCGCTGCTGGCCCTGGCGCCGGTGCGTAAGCGGCCGGTCGAGCAGATCGCGATCGTCGACGGGACGCTGGTCCCCACCCGCGATCACCGCCTGGCCGCCCGGAGCAAGAACTACCGCTACTCCACCAACCTGCAGGTCGCCATCGACGCCAGCACCCGCCTGGTCATCGCCGTCGGCGACCCGCAGCCCGGCAACCGCAACGACACCATCGTCTACCGCACCTCAGGCATCGCCGAGAAGCTCGACGGGCGGCCGGTGATGGCCGACGGCGGCTACCGCGGCAACCCCGAGGTGATCATCCCGTACCGCAAGCCCACCGACGGCAGCGACCTGCCGGACTGGAAGGAAGCCCTCAACGTCGAACACCGCACCGTCCGAGCAGGGGTCGAACACGCCCTGGCCAGGATGAAGTGCTTCAAGATCCTGCGCGACTACCGCCGCGCCGCCCACACATTGACCGACGCCGCGTCCGGCATCGCTAACCTCCACAACATCATCCTGGCCGGCTGA